A section of the Acidobacterium capsulatum ATCC 51196 genome encodes:
- a CDS encoding thiamine pyrophosphate-binding protein → MKASDYIASVLQQQRVAAVFELVGGMITHMIDSVFVQGEVPIVSMHHEQGAAFAAEAVGKITGIPGVAMATSGPGATNLLTGVGSCYFDSSPAVFITGQVNRHEQKGNRAVRQLGFQETDIVSMARPVTKHSVLVQDVRDLPNTLHGAFRLATDKRPGPVLIDIPMDVQRENVEPEWLMHHAADAPLLPEERDLVALKEALLKAQRPLVLAGGGVRAGRVTAEFRQMVEMLSIPVVHSLMGVDALPWSHTLNAGMIGSYGNRWSNLAISQCDLLVVVGSRLDVRQTGADTQGFKEGRQIFHLDCDAGEMNNRVTGCHAILGELRPALLALHEMLLPIRDTVAANCMHWLGEIAALRRRWPDTQEIPDLQGINPNSFMHGLSQAGASAGAYVVDVGQHQMWAAQSLEIADDQRFLTSGGMGSMGFALPAGIGAAIALAGQPVVVIAGDGGFQCNIQELQTVARLGLPIKIVVVNNNCLGMVRQFQESYFKGRYRSTLWGYTAPDFEAVAKAYGIPSKSISDPTQIASASEWLFADHQSPALLQVMVSPNANAYPKLAFGKGMTSMEPQEKPIAMEGT, encoded by the coding sequence ATGAAGGCATCTGACTACATTGCGTCCGTGCTGCAGCAACAACGGGTCGCGGCGGTTTTTGAGCTGGTCGGTGGCATGATCACGCACATGATCGACTCGGTATTTGTCCAGGGCGAGGTTCCTATCGTCAGCATGCATCACGAGCAGGGCGCAGCCTTTGCGGCTGAGGCTGTCGGAAAGATTACTGGTATTCCCGGCGTTGCCATGGCGACCAGCGGGCCGGGGGCCACCAATCTGCTGACAGGTGTGGGCAGTTGCTATTTTGATTCCAGTCCCGCGGTTTTCATTACTGGGCAGGTAAACCGGCATGAGCAGAAGGGAAACCGAGCCGTCAGGCAGTTGGGATTTCAGGAAACCGATATTGTTTCCATGGCGCGGCCGGTCACCAAGCACTCCGTGTTGGTGCAGGATGTGCGCGACCTGCCCAACACTCTCCATGGCGCATTCCGGCTGGCGACGGACAAGCGGCCCGGCCCGGTGCTGATTGATATCCCCATGGATGTGCAGCGAGAGAATGTGGAACCGGAATGGCTCATGCATCATGCTGCGGATGCTCCTCTGCTGCCAGAGGAGCGGGATCTTGTGGCGCTAAAAGAGGCTTTGCTCAAGGCACAAAGGCCTCTTGTTCTTGCAGGAGGCGGGGTTCGCGCGGGCCGCGTCACCGCTGAATTCCGCCAGATGGTGGAGATGCTTTCCATCCCTGTTGTGCATTCGCTGATGGGCGTGGATGCGTTGCCATGGTCGCATACGCTCAATGCGGGCATGATCGGCAGTTATGGGAACCGCTGGTCTAACCTGGCCATTTCTCAATGTGACCTTCTTGTGGTGGTCGGCAGCCGGCTGGATGTGCGGCAGACGGGTGCGGATACGCAGGGGTTCAAAGAAGGACGGCAGATATTTCATCTGGATTGCGACGCCGGTGAGATGAACAACCGCGTCACGGGTTGCCACGCGATTCTGGGTGAGCTGAGGCCGGCACTTCTTGCCTTGCATGAGATGCTGCTTCCCATCCGCGACACTGTTGCCGCGAACTGTATGCATTGGCTTGGCGAGATTGCAGCCTTGCGCCGGCGTTGGCCTGATACGCAGGAGATACCCGATCTTCAGGGGATCAACCCTAACAGCTTTATGCACGGCCTGTCGCAAGCCGGCGCTTCGGCCGGAGCCTATGTGGTGGACGTGGGCCAGCACCAGATGTGGGCCGCGCAATCGCTTGAAATTGCGGACGACCAGCGCTTTCTCACCTCTGGGGGCATGGGTTCGATGGGCTTTGCCTTGCCGGCTGGTATCGGCGCCGCCATTGCCCTTGCGGGCCAACCAGTCGTGGTAATTGCCGGTGACGGTGGCTTTCAATGCAATATTCAGGAGTTGCAGACCGTTGCCCGCCTTGGACTCCCGATCAAAATCGTGGTGGTGAATAACAACTGCCTGGGGATGGTCCGCCAATTTCAGGAGTCCTATTTCAAGGGACGCTACCGGTCTACTCTTTGGGGATACACGGCTCCGGATTTTGAGGCGGTTGCCAAGGCTTATGGCATTCCATCCAAAAGCATCTCCGATCCCACGCAGATAGCTTCCGCGTCGGAATGGCTCTTCGCCGATCATCAGAGTCCGGCTCTGTTGCAGGTGATGGTATCTCCCAATGCAAATGCTTATCCCAAGTTGGCTTTTGGCAAAGGAATGACCTCCATGGAGCCGCAGGAAAAGCCCATCGCGATGGAAGGGACCTAA
- a CDS encoding NAD-dependent epimerase/dehydratase family protein, with translation MSDKGAAPATRWFVTGATGHLGSFLVRLLLQQGHEVAILRRTRSNLWRIHDVENVLLHVYGDISQPEGWRRQFLDFQPEVVFHLAWEGVSAADRDAAGQMTRNVTAALRLLELSREARVRVFAGTGSQAEYGPCSHRIDESLQPKPCTPYGIAKYCLSMLMNQFCEAAGMRALWFRIFSVYGPMDNTFHMLPTLIQSLLEGRPMALTSGEQMWDYLYVEDAVRAFYAAVANPDAHGIYNVASGQAVRLRSIMENVRDLIAPSISLGFGELAARLGDPAHLEGDIEKLRLATGWSPRVELASGLAETVMWHRKSFLSMDRRARETAAQN, from the coding sequence TTGAGTGATAAAGGAGCGGCACCGGCAACCCGATGGTTTGTAACAGGCGCGACAGGGCATCTGGGTTCATTTTTGGTCCGGCTGCTGCTGCAACAAGGACATGAAGTGGCGATTCTGCGCCGCACCAGGAGCAATCTTTGGCGCATCCATGATGTGGAGAATGTCCTGCTGCACGTGTATGGAGATATCAGTCAGCCCGAAGGCTGGCGCAGGCAGTTTCTCGACTTTCAGCCCGAGGTAGTTTTTCATCTGGCGTGGGAGGGAGTTTCCGCAGCCGATCGCGATGCAGCCGGTCAGATGACACGCAACGTCACGGCTGCTCTGCGCTTGCTGGAACTCAGCCGCGAGGCGCGGGTGCGTGTGTTTGCCGGCACAGGTTCACAGGCGGAGTACGGTCCCTGTTCTCACCGAATTGACGAGTCACTGCAACCGAAGCCTTGTACGCCTTACGGCATTGCAAAGTATTGCCTGTCGATGCTCATGAACCAATTTTGCGAGGCGGCTGGCATGCGCGCTCTCTGGTTCCGCATCTTCTCAGTCTATGGTCCGATGGACAACACCTTTCACATGCTGCCTACGCTCATTCAGAGCCTGCTCGAGGGGCGGCCGATGGCGCTGACATCTGGGGAGCAAATGTGGGACTACTTGTATGTTGAGGATGCGGTGCGTGCCTTTTATGCTGCGGTTGCGAATCCGGATGCTCATGGCATCTACAACGTCGCATCGGGCCAGGCCGTGCGGTTGAGAAGCATCATGGAGAATGTGCGCGATCTGATCGCGCCATCGATTTCTCTTGGATTTGGTGAGTTAGCCGCGAGGCTTGGCGACCCCGCTCATCTTGAAGGTGACATTGAAAAACTTAGGTTGGCGACGGGCTGGTCTCCGCGGGTGGAGCTGGCTTCTGGCTTGGCCGAAACCGTGATGTGGCATCGCAAGTCCTTTTTGTCCATGGATAGAAGGGCGCGGGAAACAGCAGCGCAGAACTGA
- the rfbH gene encoding lipopolysaccharide biosynthesis protein RfbH, whose amino-acid sequence MENTLSTSDTATLRDQILDLAQEYFQAKFLPQDFIPGVTHIPVSGKVLHAQDLRNLVAASLDCWLTTGTYAAFFEKEIARFFDVRSASLVNSGSSANLAAFSALTSPKLGDRALRAGDEVITVAAGFPTTVNPIIQNGCIPVFLDVEIPTYQLDTTQLEQALSDRTRAIVLAHTLGNVFDLEKVTAFARRHNLWLMEDTCDAFGSEYLGKKAGTFGDLATLSFYPAHHITTGEGGAVVTNSPLLRSLVESFRDWGRDCWCEPGKDNTCGKRYEWDLGDLPHGYDHKYTYSHIGYNLKMTDMQAAIGLSQLQRLPEFIAARRKNFEYLYKHLEEMQDVLILPQASPGAEPSWFGFPIAVRDDAPFTRDELIKELDRKKIGTRLLFGGNLIRQPAYRNVKYRTVSDLRNADFVMRNVFWLGVFPGLSEPMLDFVCETIIRFSKSF is encoded by the coding sequence ATGGAGAATACCCTGAGCACATCGGATACTGCTACGTTACGTGACCAGATTCTTGATCTTGCACAAGAATATTTTCAGGCGAAATTTCTACCTCAGGACTTCATTCCTGGAGTGACACATATTCCGGTGTCTGGAAAGGTTCTTCATGCGCAAGACTTGCGCAATCTGGTTGCGGCATCGCTGGATTGCTGGCTCACGACTGGCACCTACGCGGCTTTCTTTGAAAAAGAAATTGCCCGCTTCTTTGATGTCCGTTCGGCTTCTCTGGTCAATTCAGGATCTTCGGCCAACCTGGCCGCATTTTCTGCTCTGACTTCGCCGAAGCTTGGGGACCGGGCTTTGCGCGCGGGGGACGAGGTGATCACCGTCGCTGCTGGATTTCCGACCACAGTGAATCCCATTATTCAGAATGGCTGCATTCCGGTATTTCTTGATGTAGAGATTCCTACTTACCAGCTCGACACCACGCAACTGGAGCAGGCGCTCTCTGATCGAACTCGGGCAATCGTTTTGGCGCACACTCTTGGCAACGTCTTTGACCTTGAAAAGGTGACGGCTTTTGCCAGAAGGCACAATCTGTGGCTCATGGAAGACACCTGTGATGCCTTTGGATCGGAATACCTGGGGAAAAAAGCAGGAACATTTGGTGATCTCGCAACATTGAGCTTTTATCCGGCGCACCACATTACCACCGGCGAAGGAGGGGCGGTGGTGACGAATAGCCCTCTCCTGCGTAGCCTTGTGGAATCATTTCGTGATTGGGGTCGCGACTGCTGGTGTGAGCCCGGGAAAGATAACACCTGTGGCAAGCGTTATGAGTGGGATCTTGGCGATCTGCCTCACGGCTATGACCACAAGTACACCTACTCTCATATTGGTTACAACCTTAAGATGACGGATATGCAGGCTGCTATCGGCCTGTCACAGTTGCAGCGGCTGCCGGAGTTTATTGCTGCCCGGCGCAAGAACTTCGAGTATCTATACAAGCATCTGGAAGAGATGCAGGATGTTCTCATCTTGCCGCAGGCGTCACCCGGCGCGGAGCCGAGTTGGTTCGGGTTTCCAATTGCCGTTCGAGACGACGCCCCCTTTACCCGCGATGAATTGATCAAGGAACTAGACAGAAAGAAAATCGGCACACGTCTTCTGTTCGGCGGCAATCTGATTCGCCAGCCTGCTTATCGCAACGTGAAATACAGGACAGTATCTGATCTGCGCAATGCGGATTTTGTCATGCGCAACGTCTTCTGGCTGGGCGTTTTCCCGGGACTGAGCGAGCCGATGCTTGATTTTGTTTGTGAGACGATTATCCGATTTTCAAAGAGCTTCTGA
- the rfbF gene encoding glucose-1-phosphate cytidylyltransferase produces the protein MKAVILAGGLGSRLSEETTMRPKPMVEVGGRPILWHILKIYSAFGINDFIVCLGYKGYCIKEYFANYALHAADITIDIKKNEIRQHRTDCEDWKITLVDTGAETQTGGRLRRVLPYLEGEETFCFTYGDGVANINIDELLAFHRRQQRLVTLTAVQPNGKYGSLLLDADDSVQEFTEKPRGDGHWINGGFFVLSPKVKEYLEGDGTIWERGPLESLSRDGQVSAYRHRGFWQSMDTIHDRNLLDSLWRQGSAPWKVW, from the coding sequence ATGAAGGCAGTGATTTTAGCAGGTGGACTTGGAAGCAGATTGAGCGAAGAGACAACAATGCGCCCAAAGCCCATGGTGGAAGTGGGAGGCCGTCCCATCCTGTGGCACATCCTCAAGATTTATTCGGCATTCGGGATTAACGATTTTATCGTTTGCCTCGGCTATAAGGGTTATTGCATCAAGGAATATTTTGCTAACTATGCCTTACATGCCGCGGATATCACAATTGACATCAAAAAAAATGAGATAAGACAGCATCGTACAGACTGCGAGGACTGGAAAATTACTCTTGTGGATACAGGCGCCGAGACGCAAACGGGAGGCCGGTTGCGGCGTGTGCTGCCTTACCTCGAGGGGGAAGAGACGTTTTGTTTCACTTATGGGGACGGCGTCGCCAATATCAATATCGATGAATTGCTGGCTTTTCACCGGCGTCAGCAGCGGTTGGTCACGCTGACGGCAGTGCAGCCCAACGGAAAATATGGCTCTCTTTTGCTCGACGCAGATGACAGTGTTCAGGAGTTCACAGAGAAGCCTCGGGGGGATGGCCACTGGATTAATGGCGGTTTTTTCGTGCTGTCTCCGAAGGTCAAGGAGTATCTCGAGGGAGATGGAACCATCTGGGAGCGCGGACCACTGGAGTCTTTATCGCGGGATGGTCAGGTGAGTGCCTACCGGCATCGTGGATTCTGGCAGTCCATGGATACAATCCATGACCGTAACCTGCTGGATAGCCTTTGGCGGCAGGGCAGTGCACCGTGGAAGGTGTGGTGA
- a CDS encoding GtrA family protein, giving the protein MIWRISESTAQVIRYLFAGAFNTVFGYGMFAFFNWMLSGRIPYSYLVASLAANMIAITAAFFVYKWFVFRTRGNYLAEWIRVVSVYGSSLLITLGGLAVLVPLLSRILTHQQWASYLAGAIMAIVTVVISFFGHKHFSFRVKARSSIPSVE; this is encoded by the coding sequence GTGATCTGGCGCATTTCAGAATCCACAGCCCAGGTAATTCGCTACCTTTTTGCAGGAGCGTTCAACACTGTATTTGGTTATGGCATGTTTGCATTCTTCAACTGGATGTTGAGTGGCCGTATTCCGTATAGCTATCTTGTCGCGAGTCTTGCTGCGAACATGATCGCTATCACCGCGGCATTTTTTGTCTACAAGTGGTTTGTTTTCCGTACCAGGGGAAATTATCTCGCGGAATGGATTCGGGTCGTGAGTGTGTACGGCAGTAGTCTGTTGATCACGCTAGGCGGTCTGGCAGTGCTGGTGCCATTGCTGAGCCGGATACTGACGCATCAGCAGTGGGCTTCCTATTTAGCCGGAGCAATTATGGCTATCGTGACGGTTGTGATAAGTTTTTTTGGCCATAAGCACTTCTCTTTTCGGGTGAAAGCGCGGTCGAGTATTCCATCGGTTGAATGA
- a CDS encoding glycosyl hydrolase family 18 protein produces the protein MKRLFVAALVLLVTFPLAAQARTRSLFYMLRDRASVESFEAHKSQIDILVPAWYSVDATGLVAGEPDPVVMRDAKAAHIPVIALMGLANQKELHTLLHSPTAQAAMNAGMVEASKTYGYAGFQIDFENVLWTDRDALSALVKTSADVMHRAGLQLEIATVPNAPGYPGETAFSRWMFTNWRGAYDLKALAQSADLICLMTYDQHTRWTVPGPVAGWQWTLENLKYALKVVPKDKLSLGIPLYGYHWYTGDPGFGKEHASPHPTADYISGRNALFLLNTYHGHQEWDPVDHATDFWFYRDQMREWVFYTDQRTFAARYDLAKQYGIWGFCSWVLGQEDPDIWKVIPAHPQTAKQ, from the coding sequence ATGAAACGCTTGTTTGTCGCAGCTCTGGTTCTTCTGGTAACGTTCCCTCTCGCCGCCCAGGCCCGCACGCGCTCTCTCTTCTACATGCTGCGCGACCGCGCTTCGGTCGAGAGCTTTGAGGCGCACAAGAGCCAGATCGACATTCTCGTGCCCGCCTGGTATTCGGTCGATGCGACCGGTCTGGTCGCCGGCGAGCCGGACCCAGTAGTGATGCGCGACGCGAAGGCGGCGCACATTCCTGTCATTGCGCTGATGGGACTGGCCAATCAGAAAGAGCTGCATACCCTTCTGCACTCGCCCACGGCGCAGGCCGCCATGAATGCCGGAATGGTGGAGGCCTCGAAGACGTATGGCTATGCCGGCTTCCAGATCGACTTTGAGAATGTTTTGTGGACGGATCGCGACGCGCTCTCAGCCCTCGTAAAGACCAGCGCCGATGTGATGCATCGCGCGGGCCTGCAACTGGAGATCGCAACCGTGCCCAATGCTCCGGGCTATCCCGGAGAGACGGCATTTTCGCGCTGGATGTTCACCAACTGGCGCGGCGCTTATGACCTGAAGGCGTTGGCGCAGTCGGCCGACCTCATCTGCCTGATGACTTATGACCAGCACACCCGCTGGACGGTTCCGGGCCCCGTAGCGGGCTGGCAGTGGACGTTGGAAAACCTGAAGTATGCCTTGAAGGTTGTGCCCAAAGACAAGCTATCTCTTGGGATTCCGCTCTACGGCTATCACTGGTATACCGGCGATCCCGGCTTCGGCAAGGAGCACGCTTCCCCGCATCCAACGGCTGACTATATTTCGGGACGGAATGCGCTTTTCCTGTTGAACACCTATCATGGCCACCAGGAATGGGACCCCGTGGATCACGCAACCGACTTCTGGTTTTATCGCGATCAGATGCGTGAGTGGGTCTTCTACACCGACCAGCGCACCTTTGCCGCGCGCTACGATCTGGCGAAGCAGTACGGGATTTGGGGATTCTGCTCATGGGTGCTTGGGCAGGAAGATCCGGATATCTGGAAGGTGATTCCGGCTCATCCTCAGACGGCGAAGCAGTAG
- a CDS encoding glycosyltransferase family 2 protein: MSTKLITIVTPCYNEEQNVRELYRRTSAVMTQLPGYKYQHLFIDNASSDGTVTVLREMASGDPQIKVIVNARNFGHLRSPMHAFLQAEGDIVGILYADLQDPPELFIEMVHEWEKGKLIVAAIKNSSAENGVIYRLRTAYYRLVARLTSVEVMEHFTGFGLYDRKVVDILRQNFHDPYPYFRGMIAEIGLPTAKVYYPQKRRERGITKNNFYTLYDLAMLGITNLSKVPLRLVTFAGFVSALVSFFLGVFYLIYKIIFWSGFSVGIAPLVIGLFFLGSIQMIAMGIIGEYVGAIHTTTLNRPLVVERERINF; encoded by the coding sequence ATGAGTACAAAACTGATTACGATTGTGACGCCTTGCTACAACGAGGAACAGAATGTACGCGAGCTTTACCGGCGAACCTCGGCGGTGATGACGCAGCTTCCCGGTTACAAGTACCAGCATCTGTTTATCGACAATGCTTCCAGTGATGGCACGGTAACCGTGTTGCGCGAGATGGCAAGTGGCGACCCGCAAATCAAGGTGATAGTGAATGCAAGAAATTTCGGCCACTTGAGGTCTCCGATGCATGCCTTTCTGCAGGCAGAAGGCGACATCGTAGGAATCCTCTATGCGGATTTGCAGGATCCCCCGGAATTGTTTATCGAGATGGTGCATGAGTGGGAGAAAGGCAAACTGATTGTTGCCGCCATTAAGAACTCCAGCGCCGAGAACGGTGTGATTTACCGGCTGCGGACGGCCTATTATCGGCTCGTAGCGCGTCTTACCAGCGTGGAAGTGATGGAGCACTTTACCGGTTTTGGTCTCTATGACCGGAAAGTTGTCGATATTCTGCGGCAGAATTTTCATGATCCGTATCCCTACTTTCGCGGAATGATCGCGGAGATCGGTTTGCCGACGGCCAAGGTCTACTATCCGCAAAAACGGCGGGAACGGGGAATTACGAAGAATAACTTCTATACTCTTTATGACCTTGCGATGCTCGGCATTACTAATCTTTCCAAGGTGCCGTTGCGTTTAGTCACCTTTGCCGGGTTTGTCTCAGCACTGGTCAGCTTTTTTCTCGGTGTTTTTTATCTGATTTATAAGATTATCTTCTGGTCTGGATTCTCCGTGGGAATTGCACCTCTCGTTATCGGATTGTTTTTCCTGGGGTCCATTCAGATGATTGCCATGGGAATCATTGGTGAGTACGTGGGTGCCATTCATACGACGACATTGAATCGACCTCTGGTGGTAGAGCGGGAACGGATCAATTTTTGA
- a CDS encoding BON domain-containing protein, translating into MAVHAQTHRPTDHQVLIQVSRTLATEPAFNGMTIIPSVSHGVVTLTGNVTSYAAKVLASTEISNINGVKTVLNNLNVVPAGSESQPAASEPSTPPPPPPAQDQNQAAPSDQFASMRSLNVPAGTVLPVRLVEQINTKSAQANDPFHATLLSDITHKGYVLIPRGTVFVGRVISAKAAGRFAGYPELSLELISFTLNTPQGQQQMGLITDPLSSEGKGRGKNTAVKAGGGAALGAIIGALAGGGEGAAIGALSGGALGAGTNIRRGEEIVLQPEQRLDFKVQAPAAVPVYLNQDGQQIIPNPATTPQLQQRQNDSQQQ; encoded by the coding sequence ATGGCCGTTCATGCACAGACTCACCGGCCGACCGACCATCAGGTGCTAATTCAGGTAAGCCGCACGCTTGCCACCGAACCTGCCTTTAACGGCATGACCATCATTCCTTCGGTCTCGCACGGGGTGGTCACGCTCACCGGCAATGTGACCAGCTATGCCGCCAAGGTGCTGGCCTCGACAGAGATCTCCAACATCAACGGCGTCAAGACGGTTTTGAATAACCTCAACGTGGTGCCTGCCGGCTCGGAATCACAACCGGCAGCATCGGAGCCGAGCACGCCTCCACCGCCGCCTCCGGCACAGGACCAGAATCAGGCAGCCCCGAGCGACCAGTTCGCGAGCATGCGGAGTCTGAATGTTCCGGCAGGAACGGTACTGCCCGTGCGCCTGGTGGAGCAGATCAACACCAAGTCGGCACAAGCGAACGATCCGTTTCACGCGACGCTGCTCTCTGACATCACGCACAAGGGCTACGTGCTGATCCCTCGCGGAACAGTGTTTGTGGGCCGTGTCATCAGCGCCAAAGCGGCCGGCCGGTTTGCCGGCTACCCTGAGCTGTCACTGGAGTTGATCAGCTTTACGCTGAATACGCCACAAGGGCAACAGCAGATGGGGCTGATCACCGATCCACTTTCCAGTGAAGGCAAGGGACGCGGTAAAAATACGGCAGTGAAGGCCGGGGGCGGCGCGGCGCTGGGCGCAATCATCGGCGCGCTGGCCGGCGGCGGCGAAGGCGCGGCGATCGGCGCGCTCTCAGGCGGAGCGCTGGGCGCGGGCACCAATATTCGCCGCGGCGAAGAGATCGTGCTGCAGCCGGAACAGCGGCTCGACTTCAAGGTGCAGGCTCCGGCGGCAGTGCCGGTCTATCTGAATCAGGACGGGCAGCAGATCATTCCAAATCCGGCCACCACTCCGCAATTGCAACAGCGCCAGAACGACAGCCAGCAGCAGTAG
- a CDS encoding SGNH/GDSL hydrolase family protein: MLKKFALFSVMASICCAPTLAANTPQSTTATTATAAAPCNPQEFAKMKKTLQDWPDLARYRKADVELPPPAAGVSRVVFMGDSITDIWGRMKGTGEFFPGKPYVNRGISGQTTPQMLIRFQQDVVNLHPAVVLILAGTNDIAGNTGPTTNNMIENNYRSMAEIAEANHIKVIFASITPAAAYPWRPGIDPVQRIHEVNEWLRQYCKQNGFVYLDYYDALALPNGAMKPGISFDGVHPNAKGFAIMAPLAEEAIHKALQSGQ, translated from the coding sequence ATGCTGAAGAAATTTGCCTTGTTCTCTGTGATGGCTTCCATCTGCTGTGCGCCCACGCTGGCCGCAAACACTCCGCAATCGACCACCGCCACCACGGCTACGGCTGCTGCGCCTTGCAATCCGCAGGAGTTCGCGAAGATGAAAAAGACCCTGCAGGATTGGCCCGATCTGGCGCGCTACCGTAAGGCCGACGTGGAACTGCCTCCTCCTGCGGCGGGCGTATCACGTGTGGTCTTCATGGGCGATTCCATCACTGACATCTGGGGACGCATGAAGGGCACAGGCGAGTTCTTTCCGGGCAAGCCTTATGTGAATCGCGGCATCAGCGGGCAGACAACGCCACAGATGCTCATCCGCTTTCAGCAGGACGTGGTGAATCTGCATCCGGCCGTCGTGCTGATTCTTGCCGGCACGAATGACATTGCGGGCAACACTGGGCCCACCACCAACAACATGATTGAGAACAACTACCGCTCCATGGCTGAAATTGCAGAAGCCAATCACATCAAGGTGATCTTTGCTTCCATCACGCCAGCGGCGGCTTATCCATGGCGGCCTGGCATTGATCCGGTGCAGCGCATTCATGAGGTGAACGAATGGCTGCGGCAGTACTGCAAGCAGAATGGATTCGTCTACCTCGACTATTACGACGCGCTGGCGCTGCCCAACGGCGCCATGAAGCCGGGCATCTCGTTTGACGGCGTTCACCCAAATGCGAAGGGATTCGCCATCATGGCTCCTTTGGCGGAAGAGGCGATTCATAAGGCACTGCAGAGCGGTCAATAG
- the rfbG gene encoding CDP-glucose 4,6-dehydratase yields the protein MFWKGKRVFVTGHTGFKGAWLSLWLSQMGAHVKGYALPPPTNPSLFEAADVAGCIETVFADVKDQERLKHELGAHRPEIVFHLAAQPLVRESYSSPVETYQTNVMGTVHLLEAVKACPEVRSTVVITTDKCYENREWVWPYRENDPLGGWDPYSSSKACAELVVSAYQRSFFSAPAASGGTVGVASARAGNVIGGGDWAKDRLIADMFRGFSAGAAVRLRNPDAVRPWQHVLEPLRGYLRLAERLYESGSQFSSAWNFGPDASDAKPVRWIADYFIERWDKEARWLHDSGEHVHEAKMLKLDWSKAAAELPWRPLLHLEDALDMTVSWYRAYLAGASARAITLQQILAYCERACIEMA from the coding sequence ATGTTCTGGAAAGGGAAGCGAGTATTCGTCACCGGTCATACAGGCTTCAAGGGAGCGTGGCTGTCTCTATGGCTCTCGCAGATGGGAGCACACGTAAAAGGGTATGCCTTGCCGCCTCCCACAAATCCCAGTCTTTTTGAAGCCGCGGATGTTGCCGGCTGCATCGAAACCGTCTTCGCCGATGTTAAGGATCAAGAGCGGTTGAAGCATGAGCTTGGTGCTCATCGCCCCGAGATAGTCTTTCACCTGGCCGCCCAGCCGCTGGTACGCGAATCGTATAGCTCGCCGGTGGAGACGTATCAGACCAACGTCATGGGGACCGTTCATTTGCTGGAGGCTGTGAAGGCTTGCCCTGAGGTGCGGTCCACGGTCGTCATCACCACAGACAAGTGCTATGAGAATCGCGAGTGGGTCTGGCCCTATCGAGAGAATGATCCGTTAGGTGGATGGGACCCCTACAGCAGCAGCAAGGCATGCGCGGAGCTCGTGGTATCGGCCTACCAGAGATCGTTTTTCTCAGCTCCCGCTGCAAGTGGTGGAACTGTCGGAGTTGCATCCGCCCGAGCCGGCAATGTGATCGGCGGAGGCGACTGGGCAAAGGACCGCCTGATTGCGGATATGTTTCGAGGATTCAGCGCCGGGGCGGCTGTACGGCTCAGGAATCCAGATGCCGTGCGGCCTTGGCAACATGTTCTCGAGCCACTGCGTGGATATTTGCGGCTTGCCGAACGGCTCTATGAGTCTGGCAGTCAATTTTCCAGCGCCTGGAATTTCGGTCCGGATGCCTCAGATGCCAAGCCAGTTCGATGGATAGCGGATTACTTCATTGAGCGATGGGATAAGGAAGCGCGCTGGCTCCATGACAGCGGGGAGCATGTTCATGAGGCGAAGATGCTGAAGCTGGACTGGTCAAAGGCCGCAGCGGAGCTCCCCTGGCGCCCGCTTTTGCATCTGGAAGACGCACTTGACATGACGGTAAGTTGGTATCGGGCTTATCTCGCGGGAGCTTCAGCTCGCGCCATCACCTTGCAGCAGATATTGGCCTACTGCGAGCGGGCTTGTATCGAGATGGCATAA